A stretch of the Janthinobacterium sp. B9-8 genome encodes the following:
- the nadA gene encoding quinolinate synthase NadA codes for MSKRVVTLAHYYTQPEIQQMADKVGDSLELSLYAKECGADVIVFAGVRFMAETAKILNPQAEVILPASGSTCSLVTQTDVAALQKWREEHADYVHVSYINSSAEHKALSDWIVTSRNVDDIIASLYAEGKKVAFSPDRNMGAYLNFQYGYDMPLWSAVCEVHDKFNQAALDEAFAAVAGAKYLIAHPESPLPVLQQADYVGSTSGMLNWIKAFDKEPDAVIFVATEDGILYNMGLARPDLNIKQAPIYAGCQCNSCPYMKMNTIDAVKRAQAGEGTRIDYLSAEQMDSARLPIERMLEFSKRYYQ; via the coding sequence ATGTCCAAACGTGTAGTCACACTTGCGCATTATTATACCCAGCCTGAAATCCAACAAATGGCCGATAAAGTCGGCGATAGCTTAGAGCTGTCTTTATACGCTAAAGAATGCGGCGCAGATGTCATTGTGTTTGCTGGCGTGCGTTTTATGGCTGAAACCGCAAAAATTCTTAACCCGCAGGCCGAGGTGATTTTGCCTGCCAGCGGTTCTACCTGCTCATTAGTCACCCAAACCGACGTTGCTGCCTTACAAAAATGGCGCGAAGAGCACGCAGATTATGTGCATGTTTCTTATATTAACTCCTCTGCCGAGCATAAGGCTTTATCGGATTGGATTGTAACTAGCCGTAATGTGGATGACATTATCGCCAGCCTTTATGCCGAAGGTAAAAAGGTGGCGTTTTCGCCGGATCGCAATATGGGTGCCTATTTAAACTTCCAGTATGGTTACGATATGCCGCTGTGGAGTGCGGTGTGTGAAGTGCACGATAAATTCAACCAAGCCGCGCTGGATGAAGCATTTGCTGCCGTTGCAGGGGCTAAATATCTGATTGCTCACCCTGAAAGCCCGTTGCCTGTGTTGCAGCAGGCCGATTATGTGGGCTCTACATCGGGCATGCTGAACTGGATTAAAGCGTTTGATAAAGAGCCTGATGCGGTCATCTTTGTCGCGACAGAAGACGGCATTCTCTACAATATGGGCCTTGCCCGCCCTGATCTGAATATCAAGCAAGCCCCGATTTATGCGGGCTGTCAGTGCAATTCCTGCCCTTATATGAAGATGAATACCATTGATGCGGTGAAGCGCGCTCAAGCGGGCGAGGGTACGCGCATTGATTACCTGAGCGCGGAGCAAATGGACAGCGCCCGCTTGCCGATCGAACGCATGCTGGAATTCTCTAAGCGTTATTACCAGTAA
- a CDS encoding ABC transporter permease subunit yields the protein MNQSQKATLQKLGPLLALLLISGVLSVMSRDFLTVNNLLNVLRQVSINALIAFGMTFVILLGGIDLSVGAVLALSSVAIASMMAAGVDPVLATLFGVLAGAALGAVNGIIISRGKVAPFIATLGTMTVFRGLALVASDGRPITGFNSDFFSMLGAGYIANLIPVPVITTMIAFIALWFILKKTVFGRHVYAVGGNEEASLISGVKVNRVKLWVYTLSGGLSALAGVILTSRLNSAQPNAGMGYELDAIAAVVLGGTSLSGGRGWIVGTLIGAVLIGVLNNGLNLLSVSSFYQQVIKGSVILLAVLLDRSAKK from the coding sequence ATGAACCAAAGCCAAAAAGCCACGCTACAAAAGCTGGGCCCCCTACTCGCACTGCTGCTTATTTCCGGCGTTTTGTCGGTGATGAGCCGTGATTTCCTCACCGTCAATAATCTGCTGAATGTGCTGCGCCAAGTATCGATCAATGCCCTGATTGCCTTTGGTATGACGTTTGTGATTTTGCTAGGCGGAATTGATTTATCCGTAGGCGCAGTGCTAGCGCTTTCTTCCGTTGCCATTGCCAGCATGATGGCGGCAGGCGTTGATCCGGTGCTCGCAACATTATTTGGCGTATTGGCAGGCGCTGCGCTCGGCGCAGTCAATGGCATCATTATCAGCCGCGGCAAAGTGGCACCCTTTATTGCTACTTTAGGCACGATGACGGTATTTCGCGGCTTGGCGCTAGTCGCCTCAGATGGCCGCCCCATCACTGGTTTTAATAGCGACTTTTTCTCGATGCTGGGTGCGGGCTATATCGCCAATCTGATTCCTGTGCCGGTGATTACCACCATGATCGCCTTTATAGCCCTGTGGTTTATCTTAAAAAAGACCGTCTTTGGCCGCCATGTTTATGCAGTGGGTGGCAATGAAGAAGCCTCACTCATCTCTGGCGTAAAAGTAAATCGCGTCAAACTTTGGGTTTACACCCTCTCTGGTGGCTTATCCGCCCTAGCAGGCGTGATCCTCACCTCGCGCCTGAATTCTGCCCAGCCTAATGCCGGCATGGGATACGAGCTGGACGCCATTGCAGCCGTGGTTTTGGGCGGCACCAGCTTATCGGGTGGCCGAGGCTGGATCGTCGGCACACTGATTGGTGCGGTATTGATCGGTGTTCTCAATAATGGCTTAAACTTACTATCTGTGTCATCATTTTACCAGCAAGTCATTAAAGGCAGCGTGATCCTGCTGGCAGTATTACTGGATAGAAGTGCAAAGAAATAA
- a CDS encoding sugar ABC transporter ATP-binding protein, with translation MLIQMQGINKSFGPVKVLEGVDFALERGEIHALMGENGAGKSTLMKILTGIYPSDAGRIQVDGREVAIHSPKEAEALGIAIIHQELNLIRELSVMDNLFLGREKTRGGWLKSGEMRALCREYLALLGISNIDPDQEAGSLSIGQQQMVEIAKALSLNAQVLIMDEPTAALSNREIEVLFKLMQDLKARGVGIVYVSHRMEEIFQVCDRISVLRDGQFVGTRVIKETRFDEIVKMMVGREIGDRYPKRTAALGPVRFKVENLADDHTISGINFEIRQGEVLGVAGLMGAGRSEIAHSLFGLSAKSAGQIWLDGAPIHCKSAIEAIEHGIGYVTEDRKSQGLVLGLSVKENISLTNAPNKMGMIDHNAESKNVSEMIRKLSIRTRDADLEVKSLSGGNQQKVVFAKWLGIHPKVLFLDEPTRGVDVGGKAEIYHIINELAASGVAILMISSELPEVLAMSDRILVMHQGQSAGIFDAKTATQESIMHAATGGQ, from the coding sequence ATGCTGATCCAAATGCAAGGCATCAATAAATCTTTTGGCCCGGTTAAGGTACTGGAAGGCGTGGATTTTGCGCTGGAGCGTGGTGAGATCCATGCGCTGATGGGTGAAAACGGCGCGGGTAAATCGACGCTGATGAAAATCCTCACCGGCATTTACCCAAGCGATGCTGGCCGTATTCAGGTGGATGGCCGCGAAGTGGCGATTCATAGCCCCAAAGAGGCCGAAGCGCTAGGCATTGCCATTATTCATCAGGAGCTCAACCTGATTCGTGAATTATCGGTGATGGACAATCTATTTTTAGGCCGTGAAAAAACCCGTGGCGGCTGGCTTAAGTCTGGCGAAATGCGCGCGCTTTGCCGCGAATATCTGGCGCTCTTAGGCATTAGCAATATCGACCCCGATCAGGAAGCAGGCTCTTTATCTATTGGCCAGCAGCAAATGGTGGAGATTGCCAAAGCCTTATCACTTAACGCACAAGTCTTAATCATGGATGAACCAACGGCCGCGCTAAGCAATAGAGAAATCGAAGTTTTATTTAAGCTGATGCAAGATTTAAAAGCGCGCGGTGTAGGCATTGTGTATGTATCGCACCGGATGGAAGAAATCTTTCAGGTTTGCGATCGCATCTCGGTATTACGCGACGGGCAATTTGTCGGCACCCGTGTGATCAAAGAAACGCGTTTTGATGAAATCGTCAAAATGATGGTGGGGCGTGAAATTGGCGATCGTTACCCCAAGCGCACCGCAGCCCTTGGCCCTGTGCGCTTTAAGGTAGAAAACCTCGCAGATGATCACACCATCAGCGGTATTAATTTTGAAATTCGCCAGGGCGAAGTGCTAGGCGTAGCGGGCCTGATGGGTGCAGGGCGCAGCGAAATTGCCCATAGCCTGTTTGGCCTCTCTGCCAAATCAGCCGGGCAAATTTGGCTGGATGGTGCGCCTATTCATTGCAAATCAGCCATTGAAGCGATTGAGCACGGCATCGGCTATGTCACTGAAGACAGAAAATCACAAGGCTTGGTGCTGGGTTTATCCGTTAAAGAAAACATCAGCCTGACCAATGCCCCTAATAAAATGGGCATGATTGATCACAATGCCGAAAGTAAAAACGTCAGCGAAATGATACGTAAGCTGTCTATCCGAACCCGTGATGCTGATCTGGAAGTGAAATCACTATCAGGCGGTAATCAACAAAAGGTGGTGTTTGCCAAATGGTTGGGCATTCATCCCAAGGTGCTCTTCCTGGATGAGCCCACCCGAGGGGTTGATGTAGGCGGCAAGGCCGAGATTTACCACATTATTAATGAGCTGGCCGCCAGTGGCGTCGCTATTTTGATGATCTCATCCGAGCTGCCCGAAGTGCTCGCCATGAGCGATCGCATCCTTGTGATGCACCAAGGACAAAGCGCTGGCATTTTCGACGCGAAAACGGCCACCCAAGAATCCATTATGCACGCCGCCACCGGAGGCCAATAA
- the rbsD gene encoding D-ribose pyranase, with the protein MKKHGILNSELARVLARLGHTDSIVIADCGLPIPDHVERIDLALKLGQPSFVDTLQEILSDMQVERAVFATECLATNPTVAAQAQAMQSSGISIDFVSHEEFKQLCHNAKAVIRTGEASPYANIILHSGVIF; encoded by the coding sequence ATGAAAAAGCACGGCATCTTAAATAGCGAGCTCGCTCGCGTTCTCGCCCGATTGGGCCACACCGACAGCATTGTGATTGCCGACTGCGGCCTGCCGATTCCAGACCATGTAGAGCGTATCGATCTGGCACTCAAACTCGGCCAGCCTAGCTTTGTAGACACACTGCAAGAAATCCTTAGCGACATGCAAGTAGAACGTGCTGTGTTTGCCACAGAATGCTTGGCAACAAATCCAACAGTTGCAGCTCAGGCACAAGCCATGCAATCGTCAGGCATTAGTATTGATTTTGTCAGCCATGAAGAATTCAAACAGCTTTGCCACAATGCCAAAGCCGTAATCCGCACCGGCGAAGCATCGCCCTACGCCAACATCATCCTGCATTCTGGCGTGATTTTTTAA
- the bioF gene encoding 8-amino-7-oxononanoate synthase — translation MPFSQFAAKLAERQQAGLLRSRRQIDSPQGAHILVAGRQLINFCSNDYLGLANHPAVVQAAQQGAAEWGVGSGAAHLLAGHFGPHQALEDRLAAFVGMPAALGFSTGYMANLAVITALMGRGDAVFADKLNHASLNDAVALSRADFKRYPHQDLAALERLLAASSAPRKLIVADAVFSMDGDIAPVAALLALAEQYDAWLFLDDAHGFGVLGEGRGTLAEFGVASPRIIYMATLGKAAGVSGAFVAGEQVLCDWLLNIAHSYVYTTAMPPLLSCAMQASLDLIEAEPWRRQRLAEHIAALRAGLKDCCELLDSNTAIQLVLLPDNETAIRIAKALFERGIWVGAIRPPTVPTPRLRITLSVAHSSDDIAALISELKALMAKP, via the coding sequence ATGCCTTTCTCCCAATTTGCCGCCAAGCTTGCTGAGCGCCAGCAAGCAGGTTTGCTGCGCAGTCGTCGTCAGATTGATAGCCCGCAGGGCGCGCATATTCTGGTTGCTGGGCGACAGCTGATTAATTTTTGCAGCAATGATTATCTGGGGTTGGCTAATCACCCCGCCGTGGTGCAAGCGGCGCAACAAGGCGCGGCGGAGTGGGGCGTGGGTAGCGGCGCGGCACATTTACTGGCTGGGCATTTTGGCCCGCATCAGGCGCTGGAAGATCGCTTGGCGGCCTTTGTAGGCATGCCCGCAGCGTTGGGCTTTTCGACTGGCTATATGGCGAATCTGGCGGTGATTACCGCGCTAATGGGCCGTGGTGATGCGGTGTTTGCCGATAAGCTTAATCATGCTTCTTTGAATGATGCAGTGGCCCTATCGCGGGCCGATTTTAAGCGCTATCCGCATCAGGATTTGGCAGCGCTAGAGCGATTGCTGGCAGCAAGCAGCGCGCCGCGTAAGCTAATTGTGGCCGACGCCGTGTTTAGCATGGATGGCGATATCGCACCTGTGGCGGCACTCTTGGCCCTAGCCGAGCAATACGATGCCTGGCTGTTTTTGGACGATGCCCACGGCTTTGGCGTACTCGGCGAGGGGCGAGGCACGCTGGCCGAGTTTGGCGTGGCATCCCCGCGTATTATTTATATGGCCACCCTAGGCAAGGCAGCTGGTGTATCGGGTGCTTTTGTTGCTGGTGAGCAGGTCTTATGTGATTGGCTGCTTAATATCGCGCACAGCTATGTATACACCACCGCTATGCCGCCGCTTTTATCCTGTGCCATGCAGGCCAGTCTTGATCTAATTGAGGCAGAGCCTTGGAGGCGGCAGCGTTTGGCCGAGCATATCGCGGCGCTTAGAGCGGGCTTGAAGGATTGTTGTGAGCTGCTCGATTCCAATACGGCCATTCAGTTGGTGTTGCTGCCTGATAACGAAACCGCAATCCGCATCGCCAAAGCCCTGTTTGAGCGCGGCATCTGGGTAGGCGCAATCCGCCCCCCCACCGTTCCCACCCCGCGCCTACGCATCACCCTATCTGTTGCGCATTCCAGTGACGATATTGCTGCCTTGATCAGCGAGTTAAAAGCGTTAATGGCTAAGCCATAA
- the rbsK gene encoding ribokinase has product MTKVVVVGSINMDLVVHTQQFPRMGETLFGEQFATHPGGKGANQAVAAQRLGASVSMVGCIGNDEFGQTLKAGLMAEGIDTRWLKTSPDTATGVALITLCLGDNAIVVVPGANMQLSPSDISAAEPAFIDADVILAQLEIPLDTVLAAAKLAQKHGKPFFLNPAPAQALPAELLALCTLLTPNEFELLEALGESGADWKTVLAKHAAVMTKGSDGAWFNQGGQLQHQAGFKVDLVDSTGAGDTFNGALATFWQLGISEATKRASAAGALSVTRAGAQGGMPTLAELEQFLKKQS; this is encoded by the coding sequence ATGACAAAAGTAGTCGTCGTTGGCAGCATTAATATGGATCTAGTCGTCCATACCCAGCAGTTTCCCCGTATGGGTGAGACACTATTTGGCGAGCAGTTTGCAACGCATCCGGGCGGCAAAGGGGCGAATCAGGCCGTGGCTGCGCAGCGCCTTGGTGCTTCGGTTTCAATGGTGGGCTGTATCGGCAATGACGAATTCGGCCAAACGCTAAAAGCAGGCCTCATGGCGGAAGGCATTGATACCCGCTGGCTAAAAACCAGCCCGGATACCGCTACCGGTGTAGCGCTGATTACACTCTGCCTTGGAGATAACGCCATTGTCGTGGTGCCAGGCGCAAATATGCAGCTTAGCCCAAGCGATATCAGCGCAGCGGAACCCGCTTTTATCGATGCCGATGTGATTCTGGCCCAGCTTGAAATCCCCTTAGACACTGTGCTGGCTGCAGCGAAGCTCGCCCAAAAGCACGGCAAACCTTTCTTCCTGAATCCAGCCCCCGCACAAGCGCTGCCTGCCGAACTACTGGCGCTTTGCACCCTGCTCACCCCCAATGAATTTGAGCTACTGGAAGCCTTGGGCGAATCAGGGGCCGATTGGAAAACCGTGCTGGCCAAGCACGCGGCGGTGATGACCAAGGGCAGTGACGGCGCCTGGTTTAATCAAGGGGGGCAGCTTCAACATCAAGCAGGCTTTAAGGTTGATCTGGTTGATAGCACCGGAGCGGGCGACACCTTTAACGGCGCGCTCGCCACATTCTGGCAACTGGGCATCAGCGAGGCCACAAAGAGAGCCAGCGCAGCAGGTGCATTATCCGTGACCCGCGCTGGCGCACAGGGCGGCATGCCCACCCTTGCAGAACTCGAACAATTTTTAAAGAAGCAATCATGA
- the rbsB gene encoding ribose ABC transporter substrate-binding protein RbsB codes for MKTWLKPLLIASMALAFSACSKQGPESTAPEASAPPVTAASSNTIGLAISTQNNPFFVTLKQGAEEAAKANGLTLITVDAQDDAAKQIASIEDLIQKKVKVILINPTDSDALVSAVKQANAAKIPVITLDRSISGGEIISHIASDNVAGGKMAAAFLLEKIGKQGEIAELEGIAGSSAARERGQGFHAGVDAEKGVKVAAKQPADFDRAKGLSVMENILQGNKKIKAVFAHNDEMALGAVQALEAAGLKNVVVVGFDATTDAVAAVKAGRMAATVQQKPELIGKMGIEAAKKIIDGQTPEKNIPVPLELVK; via the coding sequence ATGAAAACTTGGCTCAAACCCCTTCTGATCGCCTCAATGGCTCTGGCTTTTTCTGCCTGCTCTAAGCAAGGCCCTGAAAGCACAGCACCTGAGGCATCTGCTCCTCCCGTCACAGCGGCCAGCAGCAATACCATCGGCTTAGCAATTTCCACCCAAAACAATCCTTTCTTTGTCACCTTAAAACAAGGTGCTGAGGAAGCCGCCAAGGCCAATGGCCTGACGCTGATTACCGTGGACGCGCAAGACGACGCGGCCAAGCAAATTGCCAGCATCGAAGATTTAATCCAGAAAAAAGTAAAAGTAATTCTGATTAACCCAACTGACTCTGATGCGCTGGTGTCTGCAGTCAAACAAGCCAATGCGGCAAAAATCCCCGTGATTACGCTGGATCGCAGCATCAGCGGTGGCGAAATCATCAGCCATATTGCTTCAGATAATGTGGCTGGCGGCAAAATGGCGGCGGCGTTTCTGCTAGAAAAAATTGGCAAGCAAGGCGAAATTGCCGAGCTGGAAGGCATTGCCGGCTCCTCCGCAGCGCGTGAACGCGGCCAGGGCTTTCATGCCGGGGTAGATGCAGAAAAAGGCGTAAAAGTAGCCGCCAAGCAACCTGCTGACTTTGATCGCGCTAAAGGCTTGTCTGTGATGGAAAACATCCTGCAAGGCAATAAAAAGATTAAAGCCGTCTTTGCCCATAACGACGAAATGGCCTTGGGTGCTGTGCAAGCGCTTGAAGCTGCCGGTCTAAAGAATGTGGTTGTGGTGGGGTTTGATGCCACAACAGACGCGGTTGCGGCTGTAAAAGCAGGCCGCATGGCAGCTACTGTGCAACAAAAACCAGAATTGATCGGCAAAATGGGGATTGAAGCGGCGAAAAAGATTATCGACGGCCAAACTCCAGAGAAAAACATCCCTGTACCTTTAGAACTAGTTAAGTAA
- a CDS encoding bifunctional nicotinamide-nucleotide adenylyltransferase/Nudix hydroxylase: protein MLDYLVFIGRFQPFHLGHLQVVKAALERAGKLIVICGSARQARNPRNPWTVPEREAMLRAALPPEMQDRVFVVGCSDRMYNDQQWVTEVQSLVDKVIAVDTASLGSREAQFKVGIVGSSRSKHTYYLDLFPQWQRVEVPEIMGIHASQVRRNLFADGGAGLCADKLPAPVYAHLQAFRLGEVYANLEAEWRFVQDYRKAWSVAPYPPTFVTVDAVVIHSGHILLVRRKNLPGRGLWALPGGFINQDELVKDAVIRELRDETRLKVPAPVLAGSIRSSRVFDHPHRSLRGRTITHAFLIELTPTGEGLPKVRGGEDADRAKWVPLFEFNRMEAELFEDHFYIVNWFLGQI, encoded by the coding sequence ATGCTGGATTACCTCGTATTTATTGGACGCTTTCAGCCTTTTCATCTTGGGCATTTGCAGGTGGTTAAGGCGGCTTTAGAGCGGGCGGGCAAGTTGATTGTGATTTGCGGCTCGGCTCGTCAGGCAAGAAATCCTCGCAATCCTTGGACAGTGCCTGAGCGCGAAGCAATGCTGCGTGCCGCATTGCCACCAGAAATGCAGGATAGGGTGTTTGTAGTGGGCTGCTCGGACAGAATGTATAACGATCAGCAGTGGGTTACCGAGGTACAAAGCCTTGTTGATAAAGTGATTGCGGTCGATACCGCTAGCCTTGGCAGCCGCGAAGCGCAATTTAAAGTGGGCATCGTGGGTAGTAGCCGCAGCAAGCATACCTATTACTTAGATTTGTTTCCGCAGTGGCAGCGGGTGGAGGTGCCTGAAATAATGGGTATTCATGCCTCGCAAGTGCGCCGTAATCTATTTGCAGATGGTGGGGCAGGGCTTTGTGCCGATAAATTGCCCGCGCCTGTCTACGCGCATTTGCAGGCGTTTCGCTTAGGCGAGGTTTACGCCAATCTGGAGGCAGAATGGCGCTTTGTGCAGGATTATCGCAAAGCGTGGTCTGTTGCCCCGTATCCGCCCACTTTTGTGACCGTGGATGCGGTGGTGATTCATTCCGGGCATATCTTGTTGGTGCGGCGTAAAAACCTGCCGGGGCGTGGGCTGTGGGCCTTGCCGGGTGGCTTTATTAATCAGGATGAATTGGTTAAAGATGCCGTGATCCGCGAGCTGCGCGATGAAACGCGTTTAAAAGTGCCTGCACCCGTGCTGGCGGGATCGATTCGCTCTTCTCGGGTATTTGATCATCCGCACAGATCCTTGCGCGGCCGAACCATTACCCATGCTTTTTTAATTGAGCTCACACCAACGGGCGAGGGCTTGCCTAAGGTGCGAGGCGGCGAAGATGCAGATCGGGCTAAATGGGTACCGTTATTTGAATTTAACCGCATGGAAGCCGAGTTGTTTGAAGACCATTTCTATATTGTGAATTGGTTTTTAGGGCAGATTTAG
- a CDS encoding molybdopterin-dependent oxidoreductase, whose translation MKRYCLAIVVATLFALPALALEPPTGKVILTISGKIGEKNAGNTAVFDLAMLEKLPQQTFTTKTPWETLPIKFTGPLLRDVLAATKASGNIIKAVAINDYKTDIPFADARQFNMILAHKMNGQPIPVRSKGPLFIIYPYDTKPELQAKSYYDKSAWQIKSLSVE comes from the coding sequence ATGAAAAGATACTGCTTAGCAATTGTAGTAGCCACGCTGTTTGCTCTGCCTGCGCTGGCGCTGGAGCCGCCCACCGGCAAGGTGATTTTGACAATTTCAGGCAAAATTGGTGAGAAAAATGCGGGCAACACGGCCGTATTTGATCTGGCGATGCTAGAAAAACTACCTCAGCAAACTTTCACAACTAAAACCCCGTGGGAAACTTTGCCTATTAAGTTTACCGGCCCCTTATTACGTGATGTGCTGGCGGCTACTAAGGCCAGTGGCAACATCATTAAAGCGGTGGCAATCAACGATTACAAAACGGATATTCCGTTTGCCGATGCCAGGCAATTTAATATGATTCTGGCGCATAAAATGAACGGCCAGCCGATTCCGGTTCGCAGCAAAGGGCCTTTGTTTATTATTTACCCTTACGATACAAAACCAGAGCTGCAAGCCAAGTCTTATTACGATAAATCGGCATGGCAGATTAAATCTTTGAGCGTGGAGTAA
- a CDS encoding GGDEF domain-containing protein produces the protein MPAQKIVTQWGILQPIHFVLGLLIMLTITLLLWQHYGMNLSLRFDPSNFTKISASDDRDTEGGKSIGLLTYTADYWRLDCQLNEGHRSPYCSIDLDLSNGSQGIDFSKYTQITIHYRYQDAREQVNLVMINFNPEYSVENDYRSQKFTEIYLPGAIGWSTHALSWSQFNVASWWIADKKIPPKWADNEFSNIREIRVATGLFPKKTNHQIDLAYIELSGKWISNNTLQLLLLLLWGGSAALWLITELRRAMRALQRSNKQQQALKNAQERLKETNQLLTERNMRDPLTSAFNREGLNVLLASEPPNASLCIIFIDIDHFKKINDTHGHSTGDQVLCLLAQHIQQQIRPSEKLIRFGGEEFILLCQYSGLAQAELLAEKLRLWLFSQNWPSEITLSCSFGVAERQTDESFEAALHRADLALYRAKAGGRNRVEVAK, from the coding sequence ATGCCAGCGCAGAAAATAGTCACCCAGTGGGGCATTCTTCAACCGATTCATTTTGTGCTTGGCCTGTTAATTATGCTGACCATCACTTTATTGCTGTGGCAGCACTATGGCATGAATTTATCTTTACGCTTTGACCCCAGCAATTTTACAAAAATCAGTGCCAGCGACGATAGAGATACCGAAGGTGGCAAAAGCATAGGTTTGCTTACCTACACCGCGGATTACTGGCGCTTGGACTGCCAGCTCAATGAGGGGCATCGCTCCCCTTACTGCTCGATTGATCTGGATTTAAGCAATGGTAGCCAAGGCATTGATTTTTCCAAATACACACAAATCACCATCCACTACCGCTATCAGGATGCGCGTGAACAAGTGAATCTGGTAATGATTAATTTTAATCCCGAATATAGCGTGGAGAATGATTACCGCAGCCAGAAATTTACAGAAATTTACCTGCCCGGTGCCATCGGCTGGAGCACGCATGCCTTAAGCTGGAGCCAATTTAATGTGGCATCCTGGTGGATTGCAGACAAAAAAATACCGCCTAAATGGGCTGATAATGAATTTAGCAATATCAGGGAAATTCGCGTGGCCACCGGCCTTTTCCCCAAAAAAACCAATCACCAGATTGATTTGGCCTATATCGAATTAAGCGGAAAATGGATTAGTAATAATACTTTGCAATTATTGCTTCTCCTCTTATGGGGAGGCAGTGCCGCCTTGTGGCTAATTACAGAATTACGCCGTGCAATGCGGGCTTTACAGCGTAGTAATAAGCAGCAGCAGGCCTTAAAAAATGCACAAGAACGCTTAAAAGAAACGAATCAATTACTGACAGAACGCAATATGCGTGATCCACTCACCTCGGCATTTAATCGGGAAGGGCTTAACGTTTTGCTTGCAAGTGAGCCACCCAATGCCTCGCTCTGCATTATTTTCATTGATATCGATCACTTTAAAAAAATTAATGATACTCATGGCCACAGCACAGGAGATCAAGTGCTTTGCCTGCTGGCCCAGCATATTCAGCAGCAAATTCGCCCAAGCGAAAAACTAATCCGCTTTGGCGGCGAAGAATTTATCTTACTTTGCCAGTACAGCGGCTTAGCACAAGCCGAGCTGCTCGCAGAAAAACTACGCTTATGGCTCTTTAGCCAAAACTGGCCGTCAGAAATCACCCTAAGTTGCAGTTTTGGTGTAGCAGAGCGGCAAACAGACGAAAGCTTTGAAGCGGCCCTCCATAGAGCCGATCTGGCACTCTACCGCGCAAAAGCAGGCGGACGTAATCGGGTGGAGGTTGCAAAGTAA